A window from Desulfotignum phosphitoxidans DSM 13687 encodes these proteins:
- a CDS encoding SLC13 family permease, with protein MQADNTIAADGGNVRASQEAAAGADRSPADRKQMIYWAVIVIAPLLVMMVPTGETFTPVIRNFLAITLCAILIFAFETLPQMIPAILLPVAYVVAGIAPEQAVFGPWSTSVPWMFMGGILMANCLESAGLLRRVAYWCIIKTGGTYNRILYGIMFTGIILNLLIPAQAVIPLAAFTYGICLALDLGRSKESAGIMLTGAMAALTPLYFFYNPNFNIIAGAGITVYDVPMTWFLYLFHNAPMILWSFFCVFLITKIFKPSKEINCKAYVSEAYDKLGKLTSKEKKGLFVTVLLVIFLMTGGLHHINIGWGFAVAGCLMYLPGIRVGTEDDIKRINFSLLFFVTACMAIGAASNVLGIGKIIAQYSTPMMEASGSMFTLVLVWVLSVVSNFIMTPLAIWAAFTAPLAEIALSVDINPFSFYYVINMATNQIILPYEYALVLIYFSFGLIRLQDFVKFFSIKMIFNLIFIVVIMIPYWKFIGLI; from the coding sequence ATGCAAGCCGACAACACCATTGCCGCAGACGGCGGCAACGTCAGGGCTTCCCAGGAGGCTGCGGCCGGAGCCGACCGCAGCCCGGCGGACAGAAAGCAGATGATTTACTGGGCGGTCATTGTGATCGCTCCGCTGCTGGTCATGATGGTGCCCACGGGAGAGACCTTTACCCCGGTGATCCGGAATTTTCTGGCCATCACCCTGTGTGCCATCCTGATCTTTGCCTTTGAAACCCTGCCCCAGATGATCCCGGCCATTCTTTTGCCCGTGGCCTATGTGGTCGCGGGGATCGCCCCGGAACAGGCGGTATTCGGACCCTGGTCCACCAGTGTGCCGTGGATGTTCATGGGCGGGATTCTCATGGCCAACTGCCTGGAAAGCGCAGGGCTTTTGCGGCGGGTGGCCTACTGGTGCATCATCAAGACCGGGGGGACCTACAACCGGATTTTATACGGCATCATGTTCACGGGCATCATCCTGAACCTGCTGATCCCGGCCCAGGCCGTGATCCCGCTGGCTGCGTTCACCTACGGCATCTGCCTGGCCCTGGATCTGGGCCGGTCCAAAGAATCGGCGGGCATCATGCTCACCGGTGCCATGGCGGCCCTGACACCGCTGTATTTCTTTTACAATCCCAATTTCAACATCATTGCCGGGGCAGGCATCACCGTATATGATGTGCCCATGACCTGGTTTCTGTATCTGTTTCACAATGCGCCCATGATACTGTGGTCGTTTTTCTGTGTATTTCTGATCACAAAAATATTCAAGCCGTCCAAAGAGATCAACTGCAAAGCCTATGTCAGTGAGGCCTATGACAAACTCGGAAAGTTGACATCCAAAGAAAAAAAAGGATTGTTCGTCACGGTGCTTCTGGTGATTTTCCTGATGACCGGAGGGCTGCACCACATCAATATCGGGTGGGGTTTTGCCGTGGCCGGGTGCCTGATGTATCTGCCGGGCATCCGGGTAGGTACGGAAGACGACATCAAACGGATCAATTTTTCCCTGCTGTTCTTTGTCACGGCATGCATGGCCATCGGGGCCGCATCCAATGTGCTGGGCATCGGGAAAATTATTGCCCAGTATTCCACACCCATGATGGAAGCCAGCGGCAGCATGTTCACACTGGTGCTGGTCTGGGTGTTGAGTGTGGTGTCCAATTTCATTATGACACCGCTGGCCATCTGGGCGGCATTCACCGCACCCCTGGCGGAAATCGCTTTGAGTGTGGATATCAATCCGTTCTCTTTTTACTATGTCATTAATATGGCCACCAACCAGATCATTCTGCCCTATGAATATGCGCTGGTGCTGATTTACTTTTCCTTCGGCCTGATCCGGCTGCAGGATTTCGTGAAATTCTTCAGCATTAAAATGATTTTCAACCTCATTTTTATCGTGGTCATCATGATCCCCTACTGGAAGTTCATCGGCCTGATCTGA
- a CDS encoding MFS transporter, translating into MQKSILLTILSAIFIVFVGMGIIAPILPIYAEELGATGFALGIIMAAYAVSGGLLQPFVGTLSDRYGRKRFLIAGLIMFGLTGYVYTIAGSVTQLVLIRFFHGAGSALIFPIAMAYIIDASAEDTVGKYMGWFNIAIFTGIGAGPVLGGFFLDLMGKNAGFYAMALLSLVSAALVIAILPGRDPSSVTEAPVRIFSLFRRMMQSRRVRGILLARMATMIIMVPTFAFLPLLMTRQMGASGSEIGMVIACRTLVNAIFQVPFGKLADSRDQNLLLLAGTVLIGVTMCCVPFATGFVPLLLLFAVIGLGEAISWPAMGALAATEGKKFGQGSMMGVFNMAMNLGVFIGAMGVGALVDLFSIDWAFYAVGIALILCAVTAAAMIKNPSVPIENN; encoded by the coding sequence ATGCAAAAATCCATTCTACTGACCATATTGTCGGCCATTTTCATTGTTTTTGTGGGCATGGGCATCATTGCGCCCATTCTGCCCATATATGCGGAAGAGCTCGGGGCCACCGGCTTTGCTTTGGGCATCATCATGGCTGCTTACGCGGTGAGCGGCGGACTGCTGCAGCCGTTTGTGGGCACCCTTTCGGACCGGTACGGCAGAAAACGGTTTCTCATTGCCGGGCTGATCATGTTCGGGCTGACCGGATATGTTTACACGATTGCCGGATCCGTCACCCAGCTGGTGCTGATCCGATTTTTCCACGGGGCTGGGTCGGCCCTGATTTTTCCCATTGCCATGGCATATATCATCGATGCATCGGCCGAAGACACAGTGGGCAAATACATGGGCTGGTTCAACATTGCCATTTTCACCGGTATCGGGGCCGGACCGGTGCTGGGCGGATTTTTTCTGGATCTGATGGGAAAAAACGCCGGGTTTTATGCCATGGCCCTGCTCAGCCTTGTTTCAGCCGCCCTTGTAATCGCCATTCTTCCCGGCCGGGACCCTTCCAGTGTCACTGAAGCGCCGGTGCGCATCTTTTCCCTGTTCCGGCGGATGATGCAAAGCCGGCGGGTGCGGGGCATTCTGCTGGCACGCATGGCCACCATGATCATCATGGTCCCCACCTTTGCGTTTCTGCCGCTTTTGATGACCCGGCAGATGGGCGCCAGCGGATCTGAAATTGGAATGGTGATCGCCTGCCGCACCCTGGTCAATGCCATATTCCAGGTGCCGTTCGGAAAGCTGGCCGACTCCCGGGATCAGAACCTGCTGCTGCTGGCCGGCACCGTCTTGATCGGCGTCACCATGTGTTGTGTCCCCTTTGCCACAGGCTTTGTTCCCCTGCTGCTTCTGTTCGCGGTAATCGGCCTGGGCGAGGCCATATCCTGGCCGGCCATGGGGGCGCTGGCCGCCACAGAAGGAAAAAAATTCGGTCAGGGATCCATGATGGGGGTGTTCAACATGGCCATGAACCTAGGGGTATTTATCGGGGCCATGGGGGTGGGCGCACTGGTGGATCTGTTCAGTATTGACTGGGCGTTTTATGCCGTGGGAATTGCGCTGATTCTCTGTGCTGTGACGGCTGCGGCCATGATCAAAAATCCATCCGTGCCAATTGAAAATAACTGA
- a CDS encoding carboxymuconolactone decarboxylase family protein: protein MDPKEIAKKTGETAKLYFSTVKDEDKPYNLWRFFDKDLAKDMSLYITGQMYAREKIPHTTRQLITVAALTVLSKPEELALHIHAALNVGCKKQEIAEVIFQTSIYGGVPAANTALSTLKKVLEERGELE from the coding sequence ATGGACCCGAAAGAGATCGCGAAAAAAACCGGAGAAACGGCCAAACTGTACTTTTCCACGGTCAAGGATGAAGACAAGCCCTACAACCTGTGGCGGTTCTTTGACAAAGACCTGGCAAAAGACATGTCGTTGTACATCACCGGCCAGATGTATGCCAGAGAAAAGATCCCCCATACCACAAGGCAGCTGATTACAGTGGCGGCTTTAACCGTGCTGTCAAAACCCGAGGAACTGGCGTTGCATATTCACGCGGCATTGAACGTGGGATGCAAAAAACAAGAGATCGCGGAAGTGATTTTTCAGACCAGTATCTACGGCGGGGTGCCCGCGGCCAATACGGCGCTTTCCACCTTGAAAAAGGTGCTGGAAGAGCGGGGCGAGCTGGAATAA
- the acd gene encoding glutaryl-CoA dehydrogenase Acd, with the protein MDFTLPKDLQMIQKEIRNFAKKQIEPYADEWDANHYLPIEEAMRPLGRDLGCFGTVIPEEYGGEGMDNGFLAAMIITEELARVSSSLRVQVNMQELGCGYTIYKYGNEEVRKKYVEKLCTAEYIGGFGITEPDAGSDVMAMASTAEDKGDHWLINGSKTWISNAHVANCLLFYAYTDKSAGSKGLSAFVIEPQNFAGIKTSALEKLGSHSSPTGELFLDNVKVPKENLLGKPGDGAKIVFSSLNQTRLSAAAGGVGLAQACLDQATKYCSERKQFGKKIGEFQMNQDMIAQMTAEIEAARLVVYKAAVAKDNGQLNNGLDVAMAKYLAGEVATKASNYAMRIMGAYGYSTEYPVARFYRDAPTYSMVEGSANICKWIIALDQLGVRKANR; encoded by the coding sequence ATGGATTTTACATTACCCAAAGACCTTCAGATGATCCAGAAAGAGATCAGAAATTTTGCCAAAAAACAGATTGAACCCTATGCGGATGAATGGGATGCCAACCACTACCTGCCCATCGAGGAAGCCATGCGGCCCCTGGGACGGGACTTGGGCTGTTTCGGTACCGTGATTCCGGAAGAATACGGCGGAGAAGGCATGGACAACGGATTTCTGGCTGCCATGATCATCACCGAAGAGCTGGCCCGGGTGTCCTCTTCTTTGCGGGTCCAGGTGAACATGCAGGAACTGGGCTGCGGTTACACCATCTACAAGTACGGCAATGAAGAAGTGCGCAAAAAATATGTGGAAAAACTGTGCACGGCCGAATATATCGGCGGGTTCGGCATCACGGAGCCGGATGCGGGCTCTGATGTCATGGCCATGGCGTCCACGGCCGAAGACAAAGGCGACCACTGGCTGATCAACGGGTCCAAGACCTGGATCTCCAATGCCCATGTGGCCAACTGCCTGCTCTTTTATGCGTACACCGACAAGTCTGCCGGTTCCAAGGGGCTGTCTGCATTTGTGATTGAACCCCAGAACTTTGCCGGCATCAAAACGTCTGCCCTGGAAAAACTGGGGTCTCATTCCTCTCCCACGGGGGAACTGTTTTTAGACAACGTCAAGGTGCCCAAGGAAAACCTTTTGGGCAAACCCGGTGACGGCGCCAAGATCGTTTTTTCTTCCCTGAACCAGACCCGGCTGTCTGCGGCGGCCGGCGGCGTGGGCCTGGCCCAGGCCTGCCTGGATCAAGCCACCAAGTATTGCAGCGAAAGAAAACAGTTCGGCAAGAAAATCGGTGAATTCCAGATGAACCAGGACATGATCGCCCAGATGACCGCGGAAATTGAAGCGGCCCGTCTGGTGGTTTATAAAGCGGCCGTGGCCAAGGACAATGGTCAGCTTAACAACGGTCTGGATGTGGCCATGGCCAAATACCTGGCCGGGGAAGTGGCCACCAAGGCCTCCAATTATGCCATGCGGATCATGGGGGCTTATGGATATTCCACAGAATACCCGGTCGCCCGGTTCTACAGAGACGCACCCACCTATTCCATGGTGGAAGGGTCTGCCAATATCTGCAAATGGATCATTGCCCTGGATCAGCTGGGAGTCCGGAAAGCCAACCGGTAA
- a CDS encoding IclR family transcriptional regulator encodes MTQKAAPAKPTETKKLNAIEKALEIMLKFQDIKASWGIRELSGELGFSPATVQRILTVLKSYGFVRQDARTRQYFVGNIFYRFLENLNHSNNLTGIGRPFLEELARQTHETVYLNVIQGNLRICIDSIESTRVLKAGMPVGNQSPLYAGASAKCLLAFSSEVFQQEYFDSISPTPMTDNTIVDKDVLTAELKKIVLRGYAVSLGERTPGIGSVSAPVFDYRERILASLSLAVPEIRTRDKTHFSYCINVLMDAARAFSRAMGQSVTHHNPIPQHM; translated from the coding sequence GTGACACAGAAAGCAGCGCCGGCAAAGCCAACGGAAACCAAAAAACTCAATGCCATTGAAAAAGCGTTGGAAATCATGCTCAAATTCCAGGATATCAAGGCCAGCTGGGGTATCCGGGAATTGTCCGGCGAACTGGGTTTCAGTCCGGCAACGGTCCAGCGGATTCTGACCGTTCTGAAATCCTACGGGTTTGTCCGCCAGGATGCAAGAACCCGGCAGTATTTTGTGGGCAATATCTTTTACCGGTTTCTGGAAAACCTGAACCATTCCAACAACCTGACCGGCATCGGCCGGCCGTTTCTGGAAGAACTGGCAAGGCAGACCCATGAAACCGTTTACCTGAACGTGATTCAGGGAAACCTGCGCATCTGTATCGACTCCATAGAATCCACACGGGTGCTCAAAGCAGGCATGCCCGTGGGCAACCAGTCCCCCCTGTATGCCGGGGCATCGGCCAAATGTCTGCTGGCGTTTTCCTCGGAAGTGTTTCAACAGGAATATTTTGACAGCATTTCCCCGACCCCCATGACGGACAACACCATTGTGGACAAAGACGTGCTGACTGCGGAGCTGAAAAAAATCGTACTCCGGGGTTATGCCGTCAGCCTCGGGGAACGAACGCCGGGCATCGGGTCCGTGAGTGCCCCTGTATTTGATTACCGGGAACGGATTTTGGCCAGCCTGAGTCTGGCCGTTCCGGAAATCCGGACCCGGGACAAAACCCATTTTTCTTATTGTATCAACGTATTGATGGATGCAGCCCGGGCCTTTTCCCGGGCCATGGGCCAGTCCGTCACCCATCATAACCCTATACCCCAACATATGTAA
- a CDS encoding biotin/lipoyl-containing protein, whose product MSTEILAPMPGTIIEVSVKPGDAVEEGQEMLVLEAMKMENPIAATIDGTVKEVTVNVDDKVATNQVMVVIE is encoded by the coding sequence ATGAGCACTGAGATTTTAGCCCCCATGCCCGGAACCATCATCGAAGTATCTGTCAAACCCGGTGATGCGGTTGAAGAAGGCCAGGAAATGCTGGTCCTGGAAGCCATGAAAATGGAAAATCCCATTGCGGCCACCATCGACGGCACGGTCAAGGAAGTGACCGTCAATGTGGATGACAAAGTCGCCACCAACCAGGTAATGGTCGTGATTGAATAA
- a CDS encoding acyl-CoA carboxylase subunit beta → MRQYFEKMEPFGKELNKGQLKNSAKNVQQVEEVEAGIDAEVEKVKNAGMPTEKINARGSMTVWQRLEYLVDPGTWHPLHTIFNPEDNEEGTTNVIDGLAKISGKWAVVIGFDNKVMAGAWLPGQPENIFRATNLAKRLNIPLVWLVNCSGVKLTEQEKFYANRRGSGTTFYRHAELEQLGIPVLAGIYGTNPAGGGYQGISPTILFAHKNCNIAVGGGGILSGMSPKGHFDLEGAEQLINAAKQYTSKPPGSVEVHHDHTGFFRYVYEEEKGVLDGLKDYMKDMPAYNPKFFRVAEPKEPAFSAEDVARLIPVNQKQIYDFRQVLSRLVDGSEHMEYKPDYGPEIYTGLVKMDGYLVGIIGNNQGWLGEGYPEYADYPGIGGKLYRQGLIKMNEFVTLCGRDRIPLIWFQDTSGIDVGDIAEKAELLGLGQSLIYSIQQTDIPMMLITLRKGTAAAHYVMGGPTANRHNAFTLGVATTEIYVMHGETAAAASYSRRLVKEKDAGRPLEPIIEKMNTLAKEYHDNSRPAYCAKHGMVDEVVKMKELRNYLKAFAGCAYQNPKSICPQHHLITPRIIRG, encoded by the coding sequence ATGCGACAGTATTTTGAAAAAATGGAACCCTTTGGCAAGGAACTTAACAAAGGGCAGTTGAAAAATTCGGCCAAAAATGTCCAGCAGGTGGAAGAGGTGGAAGCCGGCATTGACGCGGAAGTGGAAAAAGTGAAAAACGCGGGCATGCCCACTGAAAAAATCAATGCCCGGGGCAGCATGACCGTGTGGCAGCGCCTGGAATACCTGGTGGATCCCGGCACCTGGCATCCGCTGCACACTATTTTCAACCCGGAAGACAATGAAGAAGGCACCACCAACGTCATTGACGGCCTGGCCAAGATTTCCGGCAAATGGGCCGTGGTGATCGGGTTTGACAACAAGGTCATGGCCGGGGCCTGGCTGCCGGGTCAGCCGGAAAACATCTTCCGGGCCACCAATCTGGCCAAACGCCTGAACATTCCCCTGGTATGGCTGGTGAACTGCTCCGGGGTGAAACTCACGGAACAGGAAAAATTCTATGCCAACCGCCGAGGGTCGGGCACCACATTCTACCGCCATGCCGAACTGGAGCAGCTGGGCATTCCCGTTCTGGCCGGCATTTACGGCACCAACCCGGCTGGCGGCGGATACCAGGGCATCAGCCCCACCATTTTGTTTGCCCACAAAAACTGCAACATCGCCGTGGGCGGCGGCGGGATTTTAAGCGGGATGTCCCCCAAAGGCCATTTTGATCTGGAAGGCGCGGAACAGCTGATCAATGCCGCCAAACAATATACAAGCAAACCCCCGGGATCCGTGGAGGTCCATCACGATCACACCGGATTTTTCCGGTATGTGTATGAAGAGGAAAAAGGGGTTCTGGACGGGCTCAAGGATTACATGAAAGACATGCCCGCCTACAATCCCAAATTCTTCCGGGTGGCTGAACCCAAAGAACCGGCATTTTCCGCCGAAGATGTGGCCCGCCTGATTCCGGTCAACCAGAAGCAGATCTATGACTTCCGGCAGGTGCTGTCCCGCCTGGTGGACGGCAGCGAACACATGGAATACAAACCCGATTACGGCCCGGAAATCTACACAGGCCTGGTGAAAATGGACGGATACCTGGTGGGTATCATCGGCAACAACCAGGGCTGGCTGGGGGAAGGATACCCGGAATATGCGGATTATCCTGGCATCGGCGGCAAGCTCTACCGCCAGGGCCTGATCAAAATGAACGAGTTTGTCACCCTGTGCGGCAGAGACCGGATTCCCTTGATCTGGTTCCAGGACACCTCGGGCATCGATGTGGGAGATATCGCGGAAAAAGCCGAACTCTTAGGCCTGGGTCAGTCATTGATCTATTCCATCCAACAGACGGACATCCCCATGATGCTGATCACCCTGCGCAAAGGCACGGCCGCAGCCCATTATGTCATGGGCGGTCCCACGGCCAACCGGCACAACGCCTTCACCTTAGGGGTTGCCACCACGGAGATCTACGTGATGCACGGGGAAACCGCGGCGGCGGCCAGTTATTCCCGGCGCCTGGTCAAGGAAAAAGATGCGGGCCGTCCTTTGGAGCCCATCATCGAGAAGATGAACACCCTGGCCAAGGAATACCACGACAATTCCAGACCGGCCTATTGCGCCAAACACGGGATGGTGGATGAGGTGGTGAAGATGAAGGAACTGAGAAACTATCTCAAGGCCTTTGCCGGATGCGCCTACCAGAATCCGAAATCCATCTGTCCCCAGCACCATCTGATCACCCCCAGAATCATCCGGGGATAA
- a CDS encoding enoyl-CoA hydratase/isomerase family protein — protein MSASEFLTVQKDDQVARITLNRPKHNVLNIPMMNDLNAELEAIAADDTLKCLVINGEGPSFCAGVEVGDHKPEQVDEMVAVFNRIFELINMIDIPVIGAVHGACLGGGMELAIACDIIIASKNAKFGQPEIKLGFFPPYAALRLPELVGPAKAIEVLTTGKTYKAKAARKMGFVSQVADDDEFKEAVEAYIKEICMASPLIIRLNKRAVKRHLGTSFSQGVDLVSNYFLKTMMKTEDTLEGIASFEEKRRAEWKNC, from the coding sequence ATGTCAGCATCCGAATTTTTAACTGTTCAAAAAGACGACCAGGTGGCCCGGATCACGTTGAACCGGCCCAAACACAATGTACTCAACATCCCCATGATGAATGACCTGAACGCGGAACTCGAAGCCATTGCCGCCGATGACACCCTTAAATGCCTGGTGATCAACGGTGAAGGCCCCAGTTTCTGTGCCGGCGTGGAAGTGGGTGACCACAAGCCCGAGCAGGTGGATGAAATGGTGGCCGTGTTCAACCGGATTTTCGAGCTGATCAACATGATCGACATCCCTGTGATCGGTGCGGTCCATGGTGCCTGCCTGGGCGGCGGCATGGAACTGGCCATTGCCTGCGACATCATCATTGCCAGCAAAAACGCCAAATTCGGCCAGCCCGAAATCAAGCTGGGCTTTTTCCCGCCTTACGCGGCCCTGCGCCTGCCCGAACTGGTGGGCCCGGCCAAGGCCATTGAGGTGCTCACCACGGGCAAAACCTACAAAGCCAAAGCAGCCCGGAAAATGGGATTTGTCAGCCAGGTGGCGGACGACGATGAGTTCAAGGAGGCCGTGGAGGCTTATATTAAAGAAATCTGCATGGCATCGCCGCTGATCATCCGGCTCAACAAACGGGCCGTGAAACGCCATTTAGGCACCAGTTTCTCCCAGGGCGTGGACCTGGTGTCCAACTATTTCCTCAAAACCATGATGAAAACCGAAGATACTTTGGAAGGCATCGCCAGTTTCGAGGAAAAACGCCGGGCTGAGTGGAAAAACTGCTGA
- a CDS encoding lysoplasmalogenase yields the protein MIYIIFAAVPLLAGLLYASRQESIIGELLTKPLLSVLFIVTAVIQPHTDTPYYPLVLTGLILCLIGDVCLIFILSRKVFTAGLGAFLAGHIMYVAAFVTLGVTGPLVWTAGLICLGLSACVFLWLRPHLGDMRIPVTAYIVIITAMVICAAAFMNNPGLDPKARALVFGGALLFYVSDIFVARQRFVTKAFVNRSAGLPLYYAGQFMIAFSTGLV from the coding sequence ATGATCTATATCATTTTTGCTGCCGTGCCTCTTCTGGCAGGGCTGCTGTATGCGTCCAGACAGGAATCCATAATTGGTGAGCTGCTCACCAAACCGCTGCTGTCCGTGCTGTTCATTGTCACGGCAGTGATCCAGCCGCATACGGATACCCCCTATTATCCCCTGGTCCTGACCGGCCTGATCCTGTGCCTGATCGGCGATGTCTGCCTGATTTTTATTTTAAGCCGAAAAGTGTTTACCGCCGGCCTGGGCGCGTTTCTGGCCGGCCATATCATGTATGTGGCCGCGTTTGTGACCCTGGGTGTTACCGGGCCCCTGGTATGGACGGCCGGCCTCATCTGCCTGGGCCTGAGTGCCTGTGTCTTTTTATGGCTGCGTCCCCACCTGGGGGACATGCGCATTCCCGTGACCGCCTACATCGTCATCATCACGGCCATGGTCATTTGTGCTGCCGCTTTCATGAACAACCCCGGTCTGGATCCCAAAGCCCGTGCCTTAGTCTTTGGCGGGGCCCTGCTGTTTTATGTGTCCGACATCTTCGTGGCCCGCCAGCGATTTGTCACAAAAGCGTTTGTCAACCGATCCGCCGGCCTGCCCCTGTATTATGCGGGCCAGTTCATGATCGCTTTTTCCACGGGCCTGGTCTGA
- a CDS encoding class I SAM-dependent methyltransferase, producing MIYDKDHLQMSMIQSLAALEGCTVLEIGCGEGRLSMMLARDTRRYIAIDPDREAVAKALQQSGNAQFFIGSGENMPLGDSSFDRVIFILSLHHQNSRQALLEAHRVLAPGGRVIILEPSAKGEFQQFFHLFDDETAALTSAAHAICHSPFDLIRHKDFAVPVEFDNLADLYQYPFDQSPADDTGRSKILAKLRQFRGNIKEGQAIQLFDSIHIFSLKKRQVDRACIPPG from the coding sequence ATGATTTATGATAAAGACCATTTGCAGATGTCCATGATCCAGAGCCTTGCAGCCCTGGAAGGCTGTACCGTCCTGGAGATCGGGTGCGGGGAGGGCCGGCTGTCCATGATGCTGGCCCGCGACACCCGGCGCTATATTGCCATCGACCCGGACAGGGAAGCTGTCGCCAAAGCGCTGCAGCAGTCTGGTAATGCCCAGTTTTTCATCGGTTCCGGGGAAAATATGCCCCTTGGGGATTCGTCATTTGACAGGGTCATTTTTATCCTTTCGCTGCATCACCAGAACAGCCGGCAGGCATTGTTGGAAGCCCACCGGGTGTTGGCCCCGGGCGGCCGGGTGATCATTCTGGAGCCTTCGGCCAAGGGTGAATTTCAGCAGTTTTTTCACCTGTTCGATGACGAAACCGCCGCCCTGACATCTGCCGCGCACGCCATCTGCCACAGTCCGTTTGACCTGATCCGACACAAAGACTTTGCAGTGCCTGTCGAATTTGATAACCTGGCAGACCTTTATCAGTATCCATTTGACCAATCCCCGGCCGATGACACGGGCCGCTCCAAAATTCTTGCAAAACTCCGGCAGTTCCGGGGAAACATTAAAGAAGGGCAGGCGATTCAGCTGTTTGACAGCATCCACATATTCTCTTTGAAGAAACGCCAGGTTGACAGGGCATGTATCCCCCCCGGGTAA
- a CDS encoding addiction module antidote protein, whose protein sequence is MKKRIADLPDFDMAEQLKSEEDIAAYITMVIEDGDAAELAHALGVAAKARGMSEVAKSTGITREALYKALKPNAKPRFDTINKVCAALGVRLVAQPANTH, encoded by the coding sequence ATGAAAAAACGAATTGCAGATCTGCCGGATTTTGATATGGCCGAGCAGCTTAAAAGCGAAGAAGACATTGCTGCTTACATCACCATGGTGATTGAAGACGGTGATGCCGCCGAGCTGGCCCACGCGCTGGGAGTAGCTGCCAAGGCTCGTGGTATGAGCGAAGTTGCCAAATCGACAGGAATAACCCGTGAAGCCTTGTATAAAGCGCTTAAACCGAATGCCAAACCTCGATTTGACACTATTAATAAGGTGTGTGCAGCCCTTGGCGTTCGTTTGGTAGCTCAGCCTGCCAACACTCATTGA
- a CDS encoding sulfite exporter TauE/SafE family protein, with protein sequence MESHILIIVFLSFGLSFIFALGGVGSAVVLIPALSWIGVPFNLARTTGLFVNCVSMLGATWSNFRQKTLDVKLGVPIIVSSIVMAPVGAWAGHFLPTRTLLFVFIGFLFFSGIMMIFFKGAKYKDQYREDRPVAGPLGVGLLAGFVSGLLGVGGGGIISPLMVVQGFNPKKVAMVTAFSVPFSSFSAFVTYAAMGSVSVKILVYAGLAAWTGGYLGTRVMQKKMKPQSVKRLLGVVLILIGIKFLWSMA encoded by the coding sequence ATGGAATCCCATATTCTGATCATTGTTTTTCTTTCATTCGGCCTGAGTTTTATTTTCGCCCTGGGGGGCGTGGGTTCAGCAGTTGTCCTTATTCCTGCCTTATCCTGGATCGGTGTCCCTTTTAACCTGGCACGCACCACGGGGCTCTTTGTCAACTGCGTGAGCATGCTCGGAGCAACCTGGTCCAATTTCAGGCAAAAGACGCTGGACGTGAAACTGGGGGTGCCCATCATTGTTTCGTCTATAGTAATGGCGCCAGTGGGCGCCTGGGCCGGCCATTTTCTGCCCACACGAACCCTGCTTTTTGTTTTCATCGGGTTTTTGTTTTTTTCCGGTATCATGATGATTTTTTTCAAGGGCGCAAAATATAAAGACCAATACAGGGAAGACCGTCCCGTTGCAGGCCCTCTGGGTGTCGGTCTGCTGGCCGGATTTGTTTCGGGGCTTCTGGGTGTGGGTGGCGGCGGTATCATTTCTCCCCTGATGGTGGTCCAGGGATTCAATCCCAAAAAAGTGGCCATGGTGACGGCTTTTTCAGTCCCTTTTTCATCGTTTTCGGCATTTGTCACCTACGCGGCCATGGGATCGGTGTCCGTTAAAATTCTTGTTTATGCGGGGCTGGCTGCCTGGACCGGGGGCTATCTGGGCACCAGGGTGATGCAGAAAAAAATGAAGCCCCAGAGTGTTAAACGATTGCTGGGAGTCGTTTTAATACTTATCGGGATCAAATTTTTATGGTCCATGGCCTAA
- a CDS encoding rhodanese-like domain-containing protein, producing MDELNQVFKEMDFQFFGSGEHGMSIDGMRKVLNNDHFVFLDVRTHEEVKYQSFPFALHIPLNEMPDRLNEVPKDKCVIAFCSSVFRGAMAYTYLLANGYEEVKGLTAPCEDMALAFKPGPLAKM from the coding sequence ATGGATGAGTTGAATCAGGTATTCAAGGAAATGGATTTTCAGTTCTTCGGTTCAGGAGAACACGGCATGAGCATCGACGGAATGCGCAAAGTGCTGAACAACGATCATTTTGTGTTTTTAGATGTCCGGACACACGAGGAAGTGAAATACCAGTCTTTTCCCTTTGCTCTGCATATTCCCTTGAATGAGATGCCGGACCGCTTGAACGAAGTCCCTAAGGACAAATGTGTCATCGCCTTCTGTTCTTCAGTATTCAGGGGAGCGATGGCCTATACTTACCTTCTGGCCAATGGGTATGAGGAAGTGAAGGGACTGACAGCGCCTTGTGAAGATATGGCTTTGGCCTTTAAACCCGGCCCTTTGGCTAAAATGTAG